The following are encoded together in the Capsulimonas corticalis genome:
- a CDS encoding PAS domain-containing hybrid sensor histidine kinase/response regulator, whose protein sequence is MEISPDDELFLSDIAHLALLSCRTSSAAISLLGANGQWRTRTAGAEECDLARAETLFAQTVFYDDIHVTAPAGQAQNEVPRSHPFSPPIRFYAGAPLTSSEGEFFGVLAVMDTDAARSLDREQMDALRRLARQTVSHAEMRRQIANQEALLAGHSQAATAAKPVVHRDPEMDLKRLAAIVDSFDEAVLGATLDGAIVHWNKGAEKLYGYSAGEILGKNTSFLSGEGEHNLLPGVTARLMRGETIDPVEVSRRRKDGSQFFAALSFSPIRGAEEEITGVSCIARDITARVAAERARAESEARLRRLTDAAFEGVSVWQNGLLVEASPALATMFGYDTPAEMLGFTPEALMTPESRTIILQNIAANYEQPYEALLRRRDGSTFDAEIRGHIIALNGEQARVTAVRDISDRKAMEAELRESRRFAESISENSASIIFVFDLDAKENVYSNRNLTDFLGYSFSEAAEMGPNLLEAIIHPEDIPRLVDHIDRFGDVPDGVIVDIEYRVRHVSGAWRWIWSREVVFERHTDGRASRILGNVQDITKIKELEAQLCASAEQLSKREAALSALLQSAPVVLYAADANGIVVLSEGMGLTALGLKPGEAVGRSVFDFTGGDPEMETNTRRALAGEAVSYDTRAGQLYLHVELQPVRDADGAFGGLIGVCFDVTERVVSEERFRVLFEQSSDAIFLLDPVTQGGIVDCNAAALSLLGGSEKADLLGLNPMDFSPEMQPDGQRSSEKKFRVSRQLRDYGGTRFEWTHERPDRTQIDVEVTQTTVSLSRGATVLSVCHDLTDQKRIEQEIRDYASILHHQKEALEQAAQDLARRNEDLSRARDAAQSATKAKSAFLASMSHEIRTPMNGVLGMTSLLLDTNLTDEQRDYAETVRSSGQSLLTILNDILDFSKIEAGKLDFEHLPFDLRRTVADIVSLMGGAARTKGLQVIFDVDNDVPSALIGDAGRLRQIMANIVGNSIKFTERGRVTVRVQLGELTERDALIEFRVTDTGIGISEEAQKRLFQSFSQADASTTRRFGGSGLGLAICKQLVEIMGGQIGVLSVIGQGSTFWFSVRLARHETESPSPSPAIRQDRAPRQSAAVSSQGACILLVEDNAINQKVAKRLLEKQGHSVDVACNGREAVAMAGDKSYDLVLMDCQMPEMDGWEATRAIRKREGAGADAGRLPIVALTAGAMAEDRAECFDAGMDGFLTKPFKTEDLYTVLSTYLR, encoded by the coding sequence TTGGAAATCAGCCCCGACGACGAACTGTTCCTGAGCGACATCGCGCACCTCGCGCTGCTGTCTTGCCGGACCTCGTCGGCGGCGATTTCGCTGCTCGGCGCGAACGGACAGTGGCGGACTCGAACGGCCGGCGCGGAGGAATGTGATCTTGCGCGCGCCGAGACTCTCTTCGCTCAAACCGTGTTTTACGATGACATCCACGTGACCGCGCCGGCCGGCCAGGCGCAGAACGAAGTTCCCCGCTCCCACCCATTCTCCCCGCCCATTCGGTTTTACGCCGGCGCGCCGCTGACAAGCTCAGAGGGCGAGTTCTTCGGTGTCCTGGCGGTGATGGACACCGACGCCGCGCGCAGTCTTGACCGCGAACAGATGGACGCGCTGCGGCGGCTTGCCCGCCAAACCGTCAGTCACGCGGAGATGCGCCGCCAGATCGCAAACCAGGAGGCGCTTCTTGCGGGACACAGTCAAGCGGCGACCGCCGCCAAGCCGGTCGTACATCGCGATCCGGAGATGGACCTGAAGCGGCTGGCCGCCATTGTCGATTCGTTTGACGAAGCGGTTTTGGGGGCGACGCTCGACGGCGCCATCGTCCACTGGAACAAAGGCGCGGAAAAGCTGTACGGCTACAGCGCCGGCGAGATTCTGGGAAAGAACACCTCGTTTCTGTCGGGTGAGGGCGAACATAACCTGCTGCCCGGCGTGACCGCGCGCCTGATGCGCGGCGAGACCATCGACCCGGTCGAGGTAAGCCGCCGGCGCAAGGACGGCTCCCAGTTCTTCGCGGCGCTGTCGTTCTCGCCGATCCGGGGCGCCGAGGAGGAGATCACCGGCGTCTCGTGCATCGCGCGCGACATCACCGCCCGAGTCGCGGCGGAGCGCGCCCGCGCCGAAAGCGAGGCCCGGCTCCGGCGGCTTACCGACGCCGCCTTTGAAGGCGTCTCCGTCTGGCAAAACGGTCTTCTCGTGGAGGCCAGCCCCGCGCTGGCGACGATGTTTGGATACGATACGCCCGCCGAAATGCTCGGATTCACGCCCGAAGCGCTGATGACGCCCGAGTCCCGCACCATTATCCTGCAAAATATCGCGGCCAACTACGAACAGCCCTACGAAGCGCTGCTGCGCCGGCGAGACGGCTCGACATTTGACGCCGAGATCCGCGGTCACATCATTGCGCTGAACGGGGAACAGGCGCGCGTCACCGCCGTGCGCGATATCAGCGACCGCAAGGCCATGGAGGCGGAGCTGCGGGAAAGCCGCCGCTTCGCCGAAAGCATCTCGGAAAACTCGGCCAGCATCATCTTTGTGTTCGACCTGGACGCTAAGGAGAATGTCTACTCCAATCGCAATCTGACCGATTTCCTCGGGTACTCATTCTCGGAAGCCGCGGAAATGGGACCGAATCTCCTGGAGGCGATCATTCACCCCGAGGATATCCCCCGTCTCGTGGACCATATCGATCGATTTGGCGACGTGCCCGACGGCGTGATCGTGGACATTGAATACCGAGTCCGTCACGTCAGCGGCGCGTGGCGCTGGATTTGGAGTCGCGAAGTCGTTTTTGAGCGCCACACCGACGGCCGGGCGTCGCGCATCCTCGGAAACGTTCAGGATATCACGAAGATCAAGGAACTGGAGGCGCAGCTATGCGCCAGCGCGGAGCAGCTGAGCAAACGGGAAGCGGCGCTGAGCGCGCTGCTGCAAAGCGCCCCCGTCGTTCTGTACGCCGCCGACGCGAACGGGATCGTGGTGCTGTCCGAGGGAATGGGCCTGACGGCGCTGGGCCTAAAACCCGGGGAAGCCGTGGGCCGATCGGTCTTTGACTTTACCGGGGGCGACCCGGAAATGGAAACGAATACCCGGCGGGCGCTGGCCGGAGAAGCGGTTTCTTATGATACACGCGCGGGGCAATTATATTTGCACGTCGAACTGCAGCCGGTGCGAGACGCCGACGGCGCCTTCGGCGGCCTCATCGGCGTTTGCTTCGACGTGACCGAGCGCGTCGTTTCCGAAGAGCGGTTCCGCGTCCTGTTCGAACAGTCCTCCGATGCGATCTTCCTTCTCGACCCGGTCACGCAAGGCGGCATTGTGGACTGCAACGCGGCGGCCCTGTCCCTGCTTGGCGGCTCGGAGAAGGCCGATCTGCTCGGTCTCAACCCCATGGATTTTTCTCCGGAGATGCAGCCGGACGGGCAGCGATCCAGCGAGAAAAAATTCCGCGTCTCCCGGCAGCTGCGCGACTACGGCGGCACACGTTTTGAATGGACGCATGAACGGCCGGACCGGACTCAGATCGATGTCGAAGTTACGCAGACGACGGTTTCGCTGAGCCGGGGCGCCACGGTGCTCTCCGTCTGCCACGATCTGACCGACCAGAAGCGCATCGAACAAGAGATTCGGGACTACGCGTCGATCCTGCACCATCAAAAGGAGGCGCTGGAACAGGCGGCCCAGGACCTGGCGCGCCGCAACGAAGACCTGTCCCGAGCCCGTGACGCCGCGCAGTCGGCGACCAAAGCGAAATCGGCGTTCCTCGCCAGCATGAGTCACGAGATCCGAACGCCGATGAACGGCGTCTTGGGCATGACGAGCCTGCTGCTGGACACGAACCTCACGGACGAACAACGGGACTACGCCGAAACCGTGCGCTCCTCGGGCCAGTCCCTGCTGACCATTCTCAACGATATCCTCGACTTCTCAAAGATCGAAGCCGGCAAGCTGGATTTTGAACACCTGCCCTTTGATTTGCGCCGCACGGTCGCGGACATCGTGAGCCTGATGGGCGGCGCCGCTCGGACCAAGGGGCTGCAAGTCATCTTTGACGTTGATAACGATGTCCCCTCCGCCCTGATCGGCGACGCGGGCCGCCTGCGCCAGATCATGGCCAATATCGTCGGCAACTCCATCAAATTCACCGAGCGCGGCCGCGTGACCGTCCGCGTGCAGCTCGGGGAGCTGACAGAGCGCGACGCCCTGATCGAGTTCCGGGTCACGGACACCGGCATCGGAATCAGTGAAGAGGCGCAGAAGCGCCTCTTCCAATCGTTCTCGCAGGCCGACGCCTCCACCACGCGCCGCTTTGGCGGCTCGGGGCTCGGTCTCGCCATCTGCAAGCAGCTGGTGGAGATTATGGGCGGGCAGATCGGCGTGCTGAGCGTGATCGGCCAGGGCAGCACATTCTGGTTCAGCGTCCGCCTGGCCCGCCACGAGACCGAATCTCCGTCCCCATCGCCGGCGATCCGTCAGGATCGAGCTCCCCGGCAAAGCGCCGCCGTCTCCTCCCAGGGCGCCTGTATTCTGCTCGTGGAGGACAACGCCATCAACCAAAAGGTGGCGAAGCGGCTTCTCGAAAAGCAGGGACACTCCGTCGATGTCGCCTGCAACGGCCGCGAGGCCGTGGCCATGGCCGGCGACAAATCGTACGACCTTGTCCTGATGGACTGCCAGATGCCGGAAATGGACGGATGGGAGGCGACTCGGGCGATCCGAAAGCGCGAGGGCGCCGGCGCGGACGCCGGCCGGCTTCCGATCGTCGCGCTGACGGCGGGCGCCATGGCGGAGGACCGCGCCGAATGCTTTGACGCGGGGATGGACGGGTTTCTCACAAAGCCGTTCAAAACGGAAGACCTTTACACCGTCCTCAGCACATACCTGCGATAG